The proteins below are encoded in one region of Sebastes fasciatus isolate fSebFas1 chromosome 16, fSebFas1.pri, whole genome shotgun sequence:
- the fam76b gene encoding protein FAM76B isoform X2: MATSALYACTKCNQRYPFEELSQGQQLCKECRIAHPIVKCTYCRSEFQQESKTNTICKKCAQNVKQFGTPKPCQYCNIIAAFIGTKCQRCTNSEKKYGPPQTCEQCKQQCAFDRKEEGRRKVDGKLLCWLCTLSYRRVLQKTKEQRKGFGSSNSSSLSEKDHHSRPHHHHHHQHRHSSSHHKLSGSLSPEQEQGLWKQSHKSSSIQKETPKKKPKLEMKPSNGDSSITQSMDSGGTDNFILISQLKEEVMSLKRLLQQRDQTILEKERKLTEIKADFQYQESNMRVKMNQMEKSHKESMEQQQGKNRELMKQVAALSKGKKFDRTGSSLLLP, encoded by the exons ATGGCAACGTCGGCTCTGTACGCCTGTACGAAGTGTAACCAGCGGTACCCCTTCGAGGAGCTGTCGCAGGGCCAGCAGCTGTGCAAG GAGTGTCGCATCGCGCATCCAATCGTGAAGTGCACATACTGCAGATCTGAGTTTCAGCAGGAAAG TAAAACCAATACAATCTGCAAGAAGTGTGCTCAGAACGTCAAACAGTTTGGAACA CCCAAACCTTGCCAGTACTGTAACATCATTGCCGCTTTCATCGGGACAAAGTGCCAGCGTTGTACTAACTCAGAGAAGAAGTATGGACCTCCACAGACCTGTGAGCAGTGCAAACAGCAGTGCGCTTTTGACCGTAAGGAGGAGGGCAGGAGAAAG GTGGATGGGAAACTGCTGTGCTGGCTCTGTACCCTGTCCTACCGCCGTGTCCTGCAGaagaccaaggagcagaggaagggCTTTGGCTCCTCCAACTCCTCGTCCCTGAGCGAGAAAGACCACCACTCCAGAcctcaccatcatcaccaccaccaacacagaCACAGCAGCTCTCATCACAA ACTGAGTGGGAGCTTGAGTCCTGAGCAGGAGCAGGGACTGTGGAAGCAGAG CCATAAATCGTCTTCAATCCAGAAGGAGACTCCAAAGAAGAAACCAAAACTGGAGATGAAGCCATCCAACGGGGACAG TTCCATCACCCAGTCGATGGATTCTGGAGGAACAGACAACTTCATTCTCATCAGCCAGCTGAAAGAGGAAGTGATGTCACTGAAGAGACTCCTGCAGCAGAGGGATCAAACCATTTTGGAGAAGGAACGAAAG CTCACGGAGATCAAAGCAGACTTTCAGTACCAGGAATCCAACATGAGAGTTAAGATGAACCAAATGGAGAAATCGCACAAAGAGTctatggagcagcagcag GGCAAAAACAGGGAGTTGATGAAGCAAGTGGCTGCCCTCTCTAAAGGAAAAAAGTTTGACCGGACAGGAAGCTCACTGCTGTTGCCCTAA
- the fam76b gene encoding protein FAM76B isoform X1: MATSALYACTKCNQRYPFEELSQGQQLCKECRIAHPIVKCTYCRSEFQQESKTNTICKKCAQNVKQFGTPKPCQYCNIIAAFIGTKCQRCTNSEKKYGPPQTCEQCKQQCAFDRKEEGRRKVDGKLLCWLCTLSYRRVLQKTKEQRKGFGSSNSSSLSEKDHHSRPHHHHHHQHRHSSSHHKLSGSLSPEQEQGLWKQSHKSSSIQKETPKKKPKLEMKPSNGDSSSITQSMDSGGTDNFILISQLKEEVMSLKRLLQQRDQTILEKERKLTEIKADFQYQESNMRVKMNQMEKSHKESMEQQQGKNRELMKQVAALSKGKKFDRTGSSLLLP; the protein is encoded by the exons ATGGCAACGTCGGCTCTGTACGCCTGTACGAAGTGTAACCAGCGGTACCCCTTCGAGGAGCTGTCGCAGGGCCAGCAGCTGTGCAAG GAGTGTCGCATCGCGCATCCAATCGTGAAGTGCACATACTGCAGATCTGAGTTTCAGCAGGAAAG TAAAACCAATACAATCTGCAAGAAGTGTGCTCAGAACGTCAAACAGTTTGGAACA CCCAAACCTTGCCAGTACTGTAACATCATTGCCGCTTTCATCGGGACAAAGTGCCAGCGTTGTACTAACTCAGAGAAGAAGTATGGACCTCCACAGACCTGTGAGCAGTGCAAACAGCAGTGCGCTTTTGACCGTAAGGAGGAGGGCAGGAGAAAG GTGGATGGGAAACTGCTGTGCTGGCTCTGTACCCTGTCCTACCGCCGTGTCCTGCAGaagaccaaggagcagaggaagggCTTTGGCTCCTCCAACTCCTCGTCCCTGAGCGAGAAAGACCACCACTCCAGAcctcaccatcatcaccaccaccaacacagaCACAGCAGCTCTCATCACAA ACTGAGTGGGAGCTTGAGTCCTGAGCAGGAGCAGGGACTGTGGAAGCAGAG CCATAAATCGTCTTCAATCCAGAAGGAGACTCCAAAGAAGAAACCAAAACTGGAGATGAAGCCATCCAACGGGGACAG TAGTTCCATCACCCAGTCGATGGATTCTGGAGGAACAGACAACTTCATTCTCATCAGCCAGCTGAAAGAGGAAGTGATGTCACTGAAGAGACTCCTGCAGCAGAGGGATCAAACCATTTTGGAGAAGGAACGAAAG CTCACGGAGATCAAAGCAGACTTTCAGTACCAGGAATCCAACATGAGAGTTAAGATGAACCAAATGGAGAAATCGCACAAAGAGTctatggagcagcagcag GGCAAAAACAGGGAGTTGATGAAGCAAGTGGCTGCCCTCTCTAAAGGAAAAAAGTTTGACCGGACAGGAAGCTCACTGCTGTTGCCCTAA
- the mtmr2 gene encoding phosphatidylinositol-3,5-bisphosphate 3-phosphatase MTMR2 encodes MEKSGSIDSLGSKHSSSRQPSVDSLSSTSTSRSDRSAQQAKPTSAMSSHSVAAAAELSPELRVKPKIVAKQVLRDSEKEEPQLLPNETVQDMAQDVTYFCPFIGALRGTVTVTNYRLFFKCMDREPAFVLDLPLGVLSRVERIGSASSRGDVSYGLVCKDMRNLRFAHKQMEDTLRKSIFEVLVKFAFPVSNGLQIFSFEYGQVFPENGWKVYDAVSEYKRQGIPNESWRITKVNDHYEVCDTYPSTLAAPVNIPDEELKRVAAFRAKGRIPVLSWIHPESQATVTRCSQPMVGVNGKRSKEDEKYLQAIMDANAQSHKLFIFDARPSVNAAANKMKGGGYESEDAYQNAELVFLDIHNIHVMRESLRKLKDVIYPNIADSHWLSNLESTHWLEHIKLILAGALRIADKVESGKTSVVVHCSDGWDRTAQLTSLAMLMLDGYYRTIRGFEVLLEKEWLSFGHRFQLRIGHGDKNHTDADRSPVFIQFIDCVWQLTRQFPAAFEFNEYFLVTILDHLYSCLFGTFLCNSEQQRLKEEIPKRTVSLWSYINSQLEEFTNPLYVNYSNHVLFPVVSLRHLELWVGYYIRWNPRMRPQEPVHQRYKELLAKRAELQKRVDELQREVTNRSVSSSSERTGSPTRSITPVQTFV; translated from the exons ATGGAGAAGAGCGGGAGCATCGACAGTTTGGGTTCGAAGCACTCCTCTTCTCGACAGCCAAGTGTTGATTCATTGTCCAG TACTTCCACCTCTCGCTCTGACCGGTCTGCCCAGCAGGCCAAGCCAACCTCTGCCATGTCCTCTCACTCTGTAGCCGCTGCTGCAGAGCTCTCCCCAGAGCTCAGG GTTAAGCCCAAAATTGTTGCCAAG CAGGTGCTTAGAGATTCAGAAAAAGAAGAGCCACAGTTACTTCCAAATGAAACTGTGCAAGACATGG CCCAAGATGTCACATACTTCTGTCCCTTCATTGGAGCACTGAGGGGAACAGTGACCGTTACCAACTACAGACTTTTCTTTAAATGCATGGACAGG GAGCCAGCATTTGTGCTGGACCTGCCCCTTGGGGTGCTGAGTCGTGTGGAAAGGATTGGAAGTGCATCGAGCCGCGGTGATGTGTCCTACGGGCTAGTTTGCAAA GATATGCGTAATCTACGATTTGCACACAAACAAATGGAGGACACACTCAGAAAGTCCATTTTTGAAGTGCTGGTGAAATTTGCGTTTCCTGTTTCCAACGGGCTG CAAATCTTTTCCTTTGAGTATGGGCAAGTGTTTCCCGAAAATGGATGGAAGGTGTACGACGCTGTCTCGGAATACAAAAGACAG GGTATACCCAATGAAAGCTGGAGGATAACAAAAGTGAACGATCACTATGAGGTTTGTGACACCTACCCATCAACTCTGGCGGCGCCTGTCAACATACCAGacgaggagctgaagagagtcgCTGCCTTCCGAGCAAAAGGAAGGATACCT GTGTTGTCATGGATCCATCCAGAGAGCCAGGCAACAGTGACACGCTGCAGTCAGCCCATGGTTGGGGTAAACGGGAAGCGCAGCAAAGAGGATGAGAAATACCTCCAGGCGATCATGGATGCTAATGCTCAGTCCCACAAACTCTTCATCTTTGATGCCAGGCCCAGTGTCAACGCTGCTGCCAACAag atgaaaGGCGGTGGTTATGAAAGTGAGGATGCGTATCAAAATGCTGAGCTGGTGTTCCTGGATATTCACAATATCCACGTGATGAGAGAGTCACTCCGCAAGCTGAAGGACGTGATCTACCCCAACATCGCGGACTCCCACTGGCTTTCCAATCTGGAGTCCACTCACTGGCTCGAGCACATCAAG ctgATCCTGGCAGGAGCACTGCGGATTGCAGACAAGGTGGAGTCTGGGAAAACGTCAGTGGTGGTGCACTGTAGTGACGGCTGGGACCGCACAGCCCAGCTCACGTCCTTGGCCATGCTCATGCTGGACGGCTACTACCGCACCATTCGCGGCTTCGAGGTGCTGCTTGAGAAAGAGTGGCTGAGCTTTGGTCACCGCTTCCAGTTg cGTATCGGTCATGGCGATAAGAACCACACAGACGCAGACCGCTCACCTGTTTTTATACAGTTCATCGACTGTGTCTGGCAGTTGACTCGCCAG tttCCTGCTGCCTTCGAGTTTAACGAATACTTCCTGGTCACCATCCTGGACCACCTGTACAGCTGCCTGTTTGGGACATTCTTGTGCAACAGCGAACAGCAGAGGTTGAAGGAG GAGATTCCCAAGAGGACAGTATCTTTGTGGTCGTATATAAACAGTCAGCTGGAGGAGTTTACCAATCCTTTATATGTGAACTACTCCAACCATGTGCTGTTCCCTGTAGTCAGCTTACGCCACCTGGAGCTCTGGGTTGGCTACTACATCCGCTGGAACCCTCGCATGAGGCCTCAG GAACCTGTTCATCAGCGCTACAAGGAGCTGCTGGCGAAGCGCGCTGAGCTGCAGAAAAGAGTGGACGAATTACAGCGAGAGGTGACCAATCGATCCGTCTCCTCTTCATCTGAACGCACAGGCTCCCCCACGCGCTCCATCACTCCAGTGCAGACCTTTGTTTGA
- the cwc15 gene encoding protein CWC15 homolog, translated as MTTAARPTFEPARGGRGKGEGGGDLSALSKQYSSRDLPGHTKIKYRQPTQDAPEEVRARDFRRELEERERVVAREKTRERGPREHTTSSSSSSSSSKRPRLDQIPAANLDADDPLTDDDEDEDSEEDSDDDDTAALLAELEKIKKERAEEQERKEREQKAEEERIRMENILSGNPLINLAGQQQQQQQQMTQTQNTFRVKRRWDDDVVFKNCAKGVDEARKEKRFVNDTLRSEFHKKFMEKYVK; from the exons ATGACTACAGCTGCAAGACCGACATTTGAGCCGgcgagaggagggaggggaaaagGAGAGGGTGGAGGTGATTTGAGTGCCTTGTCCAAGCAGTATTCCAGTCGAGATCTTCCGGGTCACACCAAGATCAAGTACAG GCAACCTACCCAGGATGCCCCAGAGGAGGTGCGTGCCCGTGACTTCCGTagggagctggaggagagggagcGTGTAGTTGCACGTGAAAAGACCAGAGAAAGGGGACCTAGAG AGCacaccacatcatcatcatcttcgtCATCATCTTCAAAGAGGCCCAGACTGGATCAGATCCCAGCAGCCAACCTTGATGCCGACGACCCTCTCACTGAT GATGATGAGGACGAGGACTCTGAGGAGGACAGTGATGACGACGACACTGCGGCTCTCCTGGCAGAACTGGAGAAGATCAAGAAGGAGCGGGCTGAAGAGCAAGAACGCAAA GAGCGGGAGCaaaaggcagaggaggagaggattcGCATGGAGAACATCTTGAGTGGCAATCCATTGATCAATTTGgcagggcagcagcagcaacagcaacagcagatGACCCAGACTCAGAATACCTTCAGAGTCAAGAGAAG GTGGGATGATGACGTCGTGTTCAAGAATTGCGCCAAAGGAGTGGACGAAGCACGTAAGGAGAAACGCTTTGTCAATGACACACTGCGCTCTGAGTTCCACAAGAAATTCATGGAGAAATATGTAAAGTAA
- the LOC141752772 gene encoding uncharacterized protein LOC141752772, whose translation MPSRNHLDKIGRKKKKKWTEEAMERALIEVKSGRCTVRQAAKEFGVPKSSLGDRVSGRVTPGSRSGPAQLITSADEELLVEFSLYMSKHGFPLTKQQLVSFASSIYKRQHRRVAFSKLGQTWWLNFRKRQEKNITIQPADNVVRGRTVCVRKEAVDQFLHLLSTVMDAHGLADKPHQIFNCNETGFQLGRKRVILPKSASLGYKPTPGSRDHISVLACFSAAGEDIPPFITYSKAYPGGVCYKTQGPPNALYGWSDSGCINSDLFKKWFLKHFLLHAPKDRPLLLIFDGHKSPVNLEVVESARKEDVILLCLPPHCSHILQPLDAGLFVLLKQHFAALIGDGCATDTHFAVSKKEFSGVFKGSYQVVKEEEGVRIVTEGFRKCGIYPLNHFAINEGHLMPSHSMGPAAGSSLSTSAPGLHTVGDLTAAGPSS comes from the coding sequence ATGCCATCGAGAAATCATCTTGATAAAAtcgggaggaagaagaagaagaaatggacAGAGGAGGCGATGGAGCGTGCACTGATCGAGGTGAAGTCGGGACGGTGTACTGTGAGGCAGGCTGCCAAAGAGTTTGGAGTGCCTAAATCTTCACTGGGGGACAGAGTCAGTGGACGGGTGACACCGGGGAGTCGCAGCGGGCCAGCTCAGCTTATAACATCTGCTGACGAGGAGCTGTTGGTggagttctctttatacatgtCCAAGCACGGATTCCCACTGACAAAGCAACAGCTGGTGTCCTTTGCCTCATCCATTTATAAGCGGCAGCATCGGAGGGTGGCATTTTCCAAACTAGGCCAGACCTGGTGGCTCAATTTTAGAAAAAGGCAAGAAAAGAATATCACCATTCAGCCAGCAGACAATGTTGTCCGCGGgaggacagtgtgtgtgagaaaggaAGCAGTGGATCAGTTTTTACATTTACTGAGCACTGTCATGGACGCTCATGGGCTCGCAGACAAGCCTCATCAAATCTTCAACTGCAATGAGACGGGCTTTCAGCTGGGCAGGAAGAGGGTGATTCTCCCCAAATCTGCCAGTCTGGGCTACAAGCCAACGCCAGGCTCGAGGGACCACATCTCCGTCCTGGCTTGCTTTAGCGCAGCTGGAGAGGACATTCCCCCATTTATTACCTACTCAAAGGCATACCCAGGGGGAGTATGTTACAAGACTCAAGGGCCCCCAAATGCCCTCTATGGATGGTCAGACTCAGGGTGCATCAACTCTGACCTTTTCAAGAAATGGTTCCTCAAACACTTCCTCCTGCACGCACCAAAGGACCGTCCGTTGCTGCTGATTTTCGACGGCCACAAGTCTCCCGTGAACCTCGAGGTGGTGGAATCAGCTCGCAAGGAGGACGTCATCCTTTTGTGCCTTCCGCCTCATTGCTCTCACATCCTGCAGCCACTCGACGCGGGTCTCTTTGTTCTCCTGAAGCAGCATTTCGCAGCACTCATAGGCGACGGCTGTGCCACCGATACACACTTTGCAGTCAGCAAGAAAGAGTTCTCAGGTGTGTTTAAAGGGTCGTATCAAGtagtgaaggaggaggagggtgtccGGATTGTGACGGAAGGTTTTAGGAAATGTGGCATCTACCCGCTGAACCACTTTGCCATCAACGAGGGTCATTTAATGCCATCGCACAGCATGGGCCCAGCAGCTGGATCCTCTTTGTCCACATCAGCACCGGGGCTGCACACTGTAGGAGACCTCACAGCTGCTGGACCCTCCTCCTGA